From one Brachypodium distachyon strain Bd21 chromosome 4, Brachypodium_distachyon_v3.0, whole genome shotgun sequence genomic stretch:
- the LOC100835776 gene encoding uncharacterized protein LOC100835776, with protein sequence MAAAEARAAWQRAANRCLVQEDAKRAPKLACCPSSVQQHEAKSGNPTNPQDCHIPNFMHLNLNWNPMNSNQPIDTWFLQFQPDFGCQKVIAGEHLNYMGGEVDSKKVESFSPVSTLEDINPKKSEYPFEPPWIVSTAFMKQTSETAFEEFKTLSGCSQVSLKCRGNSNSLLHEDKEFMEFKTFDPLFPKKPQKACYEMDPPWAEDKKSQPWWQVVDGDGLASLVAERAMQNIENNDLPRPTQTVRVHGAKLNSHENKDSYGHTSPSVKELQPELQDTMMCSYSIASTNETNSSDSGGWQQPQRKNARGGAQDSSPGNEPAHQNQNASERAQLLDALRHSQTRAREAEMAAKNAHDEKDHIIKLLFRQASHLFACKQWLKMLQLENICLQLRLKEHQIAAMFPELPWTMMKEKAAPGEERKDSTKKKGRRQKKEGGFRKAIMFAVGVGIVGAGLLLGWTLGWLMPRL encoded by the exons atggcggcggctgaAGCGAGGGCTGCTTGGCAACGTGCCGCTAACCGCTGCTTGGTTCAGGAGGATGCCAAGAGAGCTCCAAAGCTGGCATGCTGTCCATCTTCTGTGCAACAGCATGAAGCAAAGAGCGGAAACCCAACTAACCCACAAGATTGCCATATCCCAAATTttatgcatttaaatttaaattggaACCCAATGAACTCCAATCAGCCAATAGATACGTGGTTCCTTCAATTCCAGCCCGATTTCGGGTGCCAGAAAGTAATTGCTGGTGAACATCTGAATTATATGGGCGGGGAAGTTGATTCCAAGAAAGTGGAAAGTTTTTCACCAGTGTCTACGCTTGAAGACATCAATCCTAAGAAGAGCGAGTATCCTTTTGAGCCTCCGTGGATCGTTTCGACAGCTTTTATGAAGCAAACTTCTGAAACAGCTTTCGAAGAGTTCAAAACTCTTTCTGGTTGTTCTCAAGTGAGTCTTAAATGCAGAGGTAATTCCAATAGCCTCCTTCATGAGGATAAAGAGTTTATGGAGTTCAAAACTTTTGATCCTCTGTTTCCAAAGAAACCACAGAAGGCATGCTATGAGATGGATCCACCTTGGGCAGAAGACAAGAAGTCACAGCCATGGTGGCAAGTAGTTGATGGGGATGGATTGGCTTCGCTCGTTGCAGAAAGAGCAATGCAGAACATTGAGAACAACGATCTGCCAAGACCCACTCAGACAGTGCGTGTTCATGGGGCAAAATTGAACAGCCATGAGAACAAGGATAGCTATGGGCATACATCCCCTTCTGTTAAAGAGTTGCAACCTGAACTACAAGACACTATGATGTGCAGCTATAGCATCGCAAGCACCAATGAGACAAATTCATCTGACAGTGGAGGGTGGCAACAACCTCAAAGAAAGAACGCACGTGG GGGTGCACAGGATTCGTCACCAGGCAACGAGCCAGCACATCAGAACCAGAATGCCTCTGAGAGGGCCCAGCTGCTGGATGCTCTCCGCCATTCGCAGACACGGGCTAGGGAAGCCGAGATGGCTGCTAAGAATGCTCATGATGAAAAAGACCATATCATCAAGCTATTGTTTCGTCAGGCCTCACACCTCTTTGCATGTAAGCAATGGCTGAAAATGCTGCAACTGGAGAACATATGCCTCCAGCTCAGGCTCAAAGAACATCAAATAGCAGCCATGTTCCCAGAACTTCCCTGGACGATGATGAAGGAGAAGGCAGCGCCAGGAGAGGAGCGGAAAGACAGCACAAAGAAGAAAGGCAGGAGGCAGAAGAAGGAAGGTGGCTTCCGCAAAGCCATCATGTTTGCGGTCGGTGTAGGTATCGTCGGTGCTGGACTGCTGCTTGGCTGGACCCTTGGGTGGCTGATGCCCAGGTTGTGA
- the LOC104584666 gene encoding uncharacterized protein LOC104584666 isoform X6, which produces MKGGEPKSSDEPMVTRSKNGENTSKKMGIGATSSLKFISPQKFHYLDKSKSEVTSSFNKPELGNIEVAAAGSTGSLMGSTESSIKEWSVIYTTQLTQKAKKYHDGVIKLMQVGSHANQIVLLDEEGVVLGSRYLKSGESVQSGTKCPFPNYLIEVAELIIQKNDVESKHSSREPLSHTGPKNGEDATQRMGDKSKSPKFVSPLKFHDHQKSKIESTADGNRPQFGKSTCSNVGDPHNFHVSTDLQRGKPDGTVSYRSTGLGKLTSSDMDDPRIFNDFTGIQRAKSESVSWYNRPQVGKSIPNRMDDPLEFCDLEDGKSVCPTGFTTSEIGKSTFGNTGDPLRTDLEDGKSVCPTGFTRREIGKSPFGNTDDPLRTASQILSIMKPPAGLSNFATQFRTSVQSCLKLDTVQAKNSVSTHSRNESSGNAHPTYDHQTAMKQAAFDGPELAMVDIPSSEISNANEQKLNSSSNLYNGNSNGTGSALIMDATSILGLREDESGTADQLVANNTTVDPKCGSGSFLPPSIRTRRDPKIQDLIDDCPSFDLGF; this is translated from the exons ATGAAAG GTGGAGAACCTAAATCTTCGGATGAACCTATGGTGACAAGATCAAAGAATGGGGAGAATACGAGTAAAAAAATGGGAATCGGTGCGACAAGTTCCCTGAAATTCATCAGTCCACAAAAGTTCCATT ATCTTGACAAGAGTAAATCAGAGGTCACTTCTAGTTTTAACAAGCCGGAGCTTGGAAATATTGAAGTTGCAGCTGCTGGCAGCACTGGGAGCCTTATGGGTTCAACAGAATCAAGTATTAAAG AATGGAGTGTCATATACACCACCCAACTAACTCAAAAAGCCAAGAAGTACCATGATGGTGTTATAAAGCTCATGCAAGTTGGCTCACATGCAAACCAG ATTGTTTTGCTGGATGAAGAGGGTGTGGTGCTTGGCAGCAGATATCTCAAGTCAGGTGAATCTGTCCAAAGTGGGACAAAATGTCCGTTTCCAAATTATCTTATTGAAGTTGCTGAGCTCATAATTCAAAAGAACG ATGTAGAGTCTAAACACTCTTCGAGGGAGCCTTTGAGTCACACAGGACCAAAGAATGGAGAGGATGCAACTCAAAGGATGGGTGACAAAAGTAAATCTCCAAAGTTTGTTAGTCCACTTAAGTTCCATG ATCACCAGAAGAGTAAAATAGAAAGCACTGCTGACGGTAACAGGCCACAGTTCGGTAAATCAACGTGTAGTAATGTTGGTGATCCACATAACTTCCATG TATCTACAGATCTTCAGAGAGGTAAACCAGATGGGACTGTTAGTTACAGAAGCACAGGCCTTGGCAAACTAACTTCTAGTGACATGGATGATCCACGTATATTTAATG ACTTTACGGGTATCCAGAGGGCTAAATCAGAATCTGTGTCCTGGTACAACCGGCCACAAGTAGGCAAATCAATTCCTAACAGAATGGATGATCCACTAGAATTTTGTG ATCTTGAAGATGGTAAATCAGTATGTCCCACTGGTTTTACCACAAGCGAGATTGGCAAATCAACTTTTGGTAACACGGGTGATCCTTTGCGAACTG ACCTTGAAGATGGTAAATCAGTATGTCCCACTGGTTTTACCAGGAGAGAGATTGGCAAATCACCTTTTGGTAACACGGATGATCCTTTGCGAACTG CATCCCAGATACTCTCTATCATGAAGCCCCCAGCTGGATTGTCTAACTTTGCTACCCAGTTTCGTACATCAGTGCAATCTTGCTTGAAGTTGGATACTGTGCAGGCAAAGAACTCAGTGAGCACTCATAGTAGGAATGAATCATCAGGGAATGCTCATCCAACTTATGATCATCAGACCGCCAT GAAACAAGCAGCTTTTGATGGACCCGAATTGGCCATGGTAGATATCCCATCATCTGAGATTTCCAATGCAAACGAGCAGAAACTAAATTCATCAAGCAATCTTTATAATGGAAACTCTAATGGTACAG GTTCTGCGCTAATTATGGATGCTACTAGCATCCTGGGCTTGCGAGAAGATGAAAGTGGAACTGCAGATCAG CTCGTTGCAAATAACACAACAGTGGACCCCAAATGTGGCAGTGGCTCTTTTCTGCCTCCAAGCATCCGGACACGTAGAGATCCCAAGATTCAGGATTTAATAGATGACTGCCCTTCATTTGATCTTGGCTTCTAA